The sequence below is a genomic window from Lolium perenne isolate Kyuss_39 chromosome 4, Kyuss_2.0, whole genome shotgun sequence.
TCTCCGCGGTGAGCTAGCTAGCTACAGCCAACAGAGGCTGCTTGACTGGGATCGTAGTGTTGCTGGCTAGATAGGCTTGGCCGCTTCGGCATTGGGGCCTGATCGTGTCGCTCTTCATTTGGCTCACGTAATAAATAATGTCAGTCAAGTTTTTTCTGAGGTTTTTCTACTCGAAATTTGTGTCCATTCTTGATGACGTTCCCTAAATTTCCTTCCCTGTTGATCCCCAATTGGCTCCACTAGCCGCCTGTACTCTCCAATCCGCGTCCTCGAACATTATAAAAACTATTATTACCTCCATCCAAAGCTTAAAGcttatttttaaaaaaaaaccaAGTAAATTTTGATTAAGTTTTTAGAagaatctatcaacaaatatgacattttgtagataccatataaaaatatatttcgttatctatctaatgatattgaattttttattttatatgttaacgatttttggtaaaaacttagtcaaacttaacatagtttgactttacttagtcaaacttaacatagtttgactttctaaaaaaatTAAACTAAGTAAATTTTGATTAAGTTTTTAGAagaatctatcaacaaatatgatattttgtagatatcatataaaaatatatttcattatctatctaatgatattgaattttttattttatatgttaacatttttggtaaaaacttagtcaaacttaacatagtttgactttctaaaaataatataaacctTAAGGTTTGGAATGGAGGTAGTACTATGATATTGCCCGGTTTACATACAACCAATGAGTCCGAATAAATGCAATCATTTGGCAAACTATGTTTCACTCTTAGGGAATCTCCACCGTCATTCCAAAATGGCGTCCGACAACGGCACAGACGCATTTGGGGGCACCAACACGATGTGTATTGGGTCTGACTGCCCATCTTGGCGCTTCCAATATGGGTTGCCTAATAGGTATTTTTCCGTTTTTGAAAATCAACAACATTTTTATATAAAATGCAACTATATTTACCTAAGCATAGTTTCGTATATTAATTCAAAAAATTTACATCTAGATTTAACCAAATGCTTAATAATTTAGCCAAAAATTCTCAATATATTTTTCTTCATACATTTGTCTGATCATCTTGTCCTTGTGCACATCACTATCTTCTACTTCTCCTCTTCTCCtcttcatttttttcttttctcctcatgtttcttcttctcctctctcaGCTGGTTCCTCtctttcttcatcttcttcaactcgatcttaGCTTGCTCCTCATGGTTCTCCTTCAAGTTTGACATATTTTGCTCCAGCACAATGTTTGAGTGGCATTCATCCACTTGTTCACATCTCTTAATAAAGTGGTGTATTTGTTATCcatttttttaaaataaattcTTAACCAACTAAGCATTCTGGATTCTTTCTTTAATTCTAGGGGTGTTGATGTTATCATGCCCAGGATCAACCCAGCATAAGAAGCCACAATTTACGAAAACTTATACAAATATAAAgtgtgattttttttgttttaacAATTCTTAATCATTATAATTAAGAAAATAAATACGAATGAATTACATAGAAACATATCACACTAATTTCATTATGATGTGAATAGGTGATACCTTCGATCTGGAATATTATGTGTAGTATATTTGTTTTTTCCCTACAAGACCTAAGTTTATATCGATCCTTCAGGAGGCAACTGTTGTGATGATTTACTCAACCAAGATCTTGTTAACTTGTGAAATCTTCGTCTTACCGAACTTTCGAGTTTACTTGGGGTTTGTGAATCAATGGCTGGAAATAGGCCAAGGCTAACGTTTTACCTGCACTTGTGCACTTATGAAATAGGATAAAAGATAATAATAAACGTAATTGTGGATAATCAGCAGATTTCAGTCGCGCTGGTTATCTACAGACTAAAGTCCAACCTAATCACTCCAGTCGCGCTGGTTATGAAGAATTATTAAGTGTTAAGCACATACAAAAGTTTTAAGATTAATGATGTCACCATTATTTTCTAATGGATCTCAAGCTACCAGATTAACACTAATCTCACCTTATAATTACCTTTATCAATCATTGGGTCTTGGGTACTTGACAAGTCCTAGATTGAGGCAGGAGATAGAGATACAATCATACAAATTTTAAATGAAAATTAACCACAACACCCATGTAAAGTTAGATGCACATGATATTGCGAGGCTAGGCCTTGGCCCTCAGCCCGTGAGAGCTACTCACCCGTGATAAGATCAATAATTATAAATATTGTATATAAGTTCTTAAAATCAATATCAAATAGTCTTACAATGCCACCAATTGTGAGGGCAACAAGAGAAGTATAATATATGGCTATGGAGAGGGGGGATGgagatggtgatgaagatggcggtgaagcagCGGTTCCCCTCTCCTCAGATGTGATTAGGTGAAATGGATCTTAATTGGCTTCTTTCTGTCATCTCTCTCTTCCGACTCTTATTTTGCGGCGGCTATGCTACCTATTATATATAGGGCCCTTCAGGAAAGTTGTTCCGTTTGACAAGAGGAAGGCGGTGGCACAATAGTACGGTCATGCCATACGGGCGTGCCTCCGCCGTACCAATGCTCTCCAAACTCTGTAATGCTTCTCTACGTGGCCTCTTTGACTTGGTCGGTTTGGCAACTTGAAAATCTTCATTAGTTGCTTTTGATTTTGTCCAGAAAATATCCACATATTATAAAAGACCTTTTGCGTATACTCCGTCCATTTTCAGGATAAGGTGTTCTCGTTTTCCCTGTTTTATCTCCTATGTATATATGAAATATTTGAGATAAAATTGGCGTCATTATGAAGTATTTTTCAATGCGATTCTAACAATATCACTTATGCACTATTCCTTATTTGTTAGGGAGAAGCAAGCTGCACCTTGAATAATTGGGAGGGTGGTGTTCCTTTGTCTTCTCAGACATCATCCATATCAAGGATGAGATGCaaccaaaaatatatatatcccccttCCCATAAAGTATGTCTTATTTAGATAAATATAAGATATCTTTTATGGAACGGTGGAACTATAACAAATCTAAACTGATCAAAAGATCCTTAGAATTACCATGTATTATAGGTTTATTTAAAATTAAATCTCTTAAATTTTGATCAAATATATAAGAAAAAAATGAACATCTATCCAAATCTAAGATAACATGTTATGAACATATGTAGTATAATGTTTCAAACAATATCTATTTTAAGGTGTAAATGGGGAAACTGCAAATATAGCTCTGGCTACATGTAGGCCACTTTTTTGAAAAAATTGAAAACATAATTTAGATTTCCAGAAAATTATGGAAAAAAGATTCTAGATGTTGATAATGATGTGTTCTACCAACGTACAAAATCTTAAGTCAAAACACTTTATATTTTGCGCAACACAAAAATGAAAAATTTAACAATATTTGTAGGTTCATTGTTCACTACTTGAAAATTTCAATTCATATTTGTTATTTTTGCATTGCCTAAAATATAAGGTATTTTGAGTTTAAAATTTGCACTTTTTATAGAATACATCATTACCTATGTCTAgaagtttttatttttttatggcACTTTAAATTGCCATCttcattttttttagaaaaataacCTAAATGTATCCGGAGCTACAATATGCCGCACTAAATGTGATATGTTTTCCTATACATATGGTCAAACTTTACAAACTTTAACTTTAACTAAACCTAGAATACATGATAATTATGAAGAGAGTGGTATACAATCTTTAAAAAGCGTGTGCAGTTAATTTACGATTGTGATAAGCGGATAAGGTTCTTAAAGTACGGGCCCAGTTGACCTGTTCACTGTCGATAAGTTCGAGCAAACGGCTTGGCTGGCCATCCGTCTGATCGCGATCCGACGGGGCCACCGCCCCCGCGGCCGCCCGCCCTCGACAGCACGTTGACTCGTCGAGGCGGAGGGAGACCTAGAAATGCCGCCCTCCTCCCCCAAATCCGCCATTGGCGAGCTCCTGCAACCCCCGAAAAGGTCTCAAATCGGTCTATCTTCTTGCGCCTCCTTCTTCTTTATGGTTAATTTTGTGTTTTGCGAATGTCGCGATGCTTCTAGAGATTAGGAGGGGAGCTAATCGATGCTTCACGGGCGTACTTGCTTTACTTGTACATCAGTACAATTTACTGTGCAATGCTTGTTTTTGTCTGCTTCAAGCAGTCTTCGTGCGTGTGTGGCACGTTTTTCTCGCTATTTGCGGAAATGCCCCTTTGTCAGTTATCTGTTTCCTTGCCTGTACAAGCCTCTGTTATATGGTCTGCAAATCTGACATCTTCCATGGTCGGCCAAACAATAGTACACTAGTATAGCTCAAGTGCTTCGATTCTGCCAAATGAAATGTTTGATGGCTAGTGTTACCAGTTCAGAGGTTATTGTCTGAGCCAACAAAAATGACTTGTTCAGGGCAAAAACTGCAGTGAATTCAGCACAGGCTATGTTAATGTTGCTTTCATAGATGGCGAGAGAGCAACAATTAATTATGTATTGCTTGTCCGCTACACATTGCATCTCCGTGAAGTAACCTGCAGAAAAGAGTACCCATGTCACAGTTTGTCGTTGCTAACTTATATTCTCATCTTCTGTGGGCCTCGCTTCTACTCAAACACCACTGCTCTGAGCCAATTCTTGTTTCTCATTCTTGCTTCTTCTGTATCTGTGGTAACTTCAACAGTGTGTTTCTGGATTTGTGGTATGTACATATGTTTTTGCGCAGATAGAACATGTAATGAGTCACTGATTTTGTTTCAGCTGTAACAGGTCGCGATGGCTGTCCCAAGAGGGTCTTTGGATCTCCGGTTACTCCGAATGCTGGGTCTTGTTTGCGCCTTGTATCAGATATTTTTTGTTCGGTCAACGGCGGCTCAAACTGCACAGCTGAGTGTGGATGCTTCACCTCAGAATATTCAGATGATCCCTGAAAATATGTTTGGCATATTTTTTGAGGTGAGATTATGTTTAGTTGTTGGTGCATATGCATTGGTTTTGagtagttagagcatctccaacaggcgctctATCCAGCGCTGTATCCAAAAAAGTGGATGGTTTAGCGCGCGGGCGCAAAATAATGCTCCAACAGGCGCTCTATCCGGCGCTGTAAAATACAGCTTGGGGCAAAAGCGCTATATCGTGCACTATATCTACCGCGCCGGAAAGAGCGCGCGTACAACATCGCGCGCAGAAACAACTACGGATTTTTACAGCTCCAAGATACAGCGCTGGATAGAGCTTCTGTTGGAGGTGAATATGTCCTCACGCGCAAAACATGGATGGAGCGCGCTGCAAAGCGCTTTTACAGCGCCAAGATTTAGCGCgcatgttggagatgctcttataggtGCCACATGTAGTGAATATGTACTCTTACGGTCTTATCGTACCAAAAGCATGTCTGTAGCCAACATCATACACATAACATATTCACATAATTGGGTATTACTTTTGCTTGTATGTATCTTTTTTTGAGTATTACTTTTTCATGTATATATAATGACTTGTAGAATTGCAACAAATACATGTTACTCAGGAGTTCAGCCAGTGTTTACTCATTGCTATTTTCTGCAACATTATGTTTACAGACAACTTATTTGTGGTGAAACAACTCAGCAAGCTTGTTAATTGATTAATCCTTTTAATACTCCCTCCTTGCCAAAATGTAGTGCATATAAGAATTTTTttaaagtcaaactatgtcaagtttgaccaAGTATGCGAGAAAAAATATCAATATCTAGAATAAAAAACCAATACCATTAGGTTCCTCAGGATGTATATTTTTATATGGTATACATTTGGTGTGGTAGATGTAGATAATTTATTCAAAAACGTTAGTCAAACTTCACATCATTTGCCTTTTTGAAAATCTTATATGCACTACATTGTGGCAAGGAGGGAGTACTTACACGCAACTGACCTTGTAATAGAATGTTAGTGATTACTTAGTTTGCGTACTTGGGTGAGGGATTTTGCTCATTCTTGGTTAAACTTGTAGGAGATTAACCATGCTGGGGCTGGCGGGTTGTGGGCAGAACTTGTAAACAATAGAGGTAATGTGATCTGATGTCTGATGTGTCAAATATATATAGGCACTTTGGTTATTCTTGCAGAATTGAGTGCTCATCAATCATCATTTTGATAATTCTTGGCGTATTACTTGGCATAATTTTATTTTTCTGCTTATAGTTACCAGGGAAATTACTGCAGGGTTGTATTGCTCTTTGCTCGTAATAACTATTACTTGTCTGTTGTAAGTAGTTAAATGAAAAGCTACTAATAATTAGGCAGACCTCATTCTGTTAAATACAGCTATCTCATATCATTAGCAGCTATTAATCACTTATATGCAATGGCTATATGTGGTGAAGATTTGAGGACAGACAAATATATGGAGATAATGGGCTAAGCATATTTGCTCCTACACTTGTGTGGCTCATTAAATTGCTTTGTTTTTATATGCAAATCTTGTAACAATCTAACTTGCAGGTTTTGAAGCCGGTGGTCTTAATACTCCTTCAAACATTGATCCATGgatgataattggagatgaatccAATATCATCGTGGCAACCGATCGCTCATCCTGTTTTCCAACTAATCCAATTGCACTTCGGATGGAAGTACTCTGTGAATCTAGTGGAACTAATGTCTGCCCACCAGAAGGTGTTGGCATCTATAATCCGGGTTTCTGGGGCATGGTATAACTTTTGCTTGTAACACAAGTTCGGGATTCTAAATCTCATCTGATAATATGAGCTTTTCTTGTTTTTCATATATCTATTAAATACCTTAGATAGGAGACGAAAATCCATTAGTCTTAGATCTTTTGCAGTCATTACTCATCAGTGACACTCCATAGTAGCGTACCATGGATAGGAGACATAAAAAATCCATTAATCTTAGATATTTTGCAGTCACTACTCACCAGTGACACTGTGTAAAGTGTTGATACAATATATGTTAATTTCTTCTTTCCTTCAGGCTTATGTATGTGAAAAATATAAGCTTGTCTCCAGTATAATAATAATAAGAATTGCGTTTGCTACCATTGTTGCAGAATATTGAGGAAGCAAAGGTTTATAAAGTTAGCATGTACATAAGGTCATCAGACTCCGTGGATCTGACAGCTTCTTTGACAAGCTCAGATGGTCTTCAAAATCTAGCTTCTCATACCATCATGTAAGCAATATTATGTGATTTAGTTCTACATTTATTACAGCTATGGTTTTTTCTGTGTAATCAGTTTGTGTTATAATTCTTTCTTCTGTAGTGCTGATAGAGAAGATTTTAAAGAGTGGACGAAGGTTGAGTTTGATCTGCAATCAAGTGAAAGCTATTCTAATTCACGGCTTCAGCTTACGACCAGCAAAAGTGGAATAGTTTGGTTTGATCAAGTATCACTTATGCCATCTGATACTTACATGGTAATTTACTTTCCATGATTTCTTTGTATGTTGGGCATTTCCTTTTATATCATAATAAAATGCATCTCTCCACTCTAAAGTTCCCTTGCATCTAGAAGAGTTTGTGAGAAACACATCCTACCAGTAAATATATATTCGTAGTGTGAAAACTATTTATATTAAAATTGACATGTCATATATCCAGAAATACTTTTGTACTTACACGCATGGGTGTGGCCGTGTCGGGTCCAAACATATGAAAGCCTGGAACAAGAGTTCTCACTAAACTTATGATATTTGTTCAGGTATAGCGTTGGTGCATTAAATAATATTCAATTGTGCAATTAACAACTATTTAGCTTCAGTTATCATGTCATAGGTCCAAACATGTTACAACCTCGAAACAGAGTTCTCACCAAATTTATTGGTTCACCAAGCAGTTTGCATTCAAATGTTTCTTACTACAACCTGCATTAGCCATCTTCAAAATTGCATGGTCTGATGTTATGGTGCTTTTACTGCTTGAGTCTTGAGATATCCACAAGATTCTAAGGTGTTATCTATTCATATATCCATTGTAGGATTGTTTATTTGTTCTTAAATTGCATGCAAAATATGATCTAAGTAAAAAAGTGAAAATATTAGTGGAGTTTCCATTGCTTGATTACAATGTCTGTATTACTATTTTTCTTCTCAGGGGCATGGCTATCGTAAAGATCTTGCCTCTATGCTGGCAAATCTAAATCCTAAATTTTTGAAATTCCCAGGTTTGTCATATTACCTTTCATATTTCATCTGCGATTCATATCAACAGGTGAAAGTATGATGCCTTGGCACTTATTTATATTTGATGGAAGTGCTACAATTTGTTGAACTATAAGAGTGTACAAAGTTATACGACACTGTGAATAACATACAAGTTCTATATGGGTAAAAGTCCGGTTGATTATAGAGTATTTGACGCACATGTATTGATTGTTCTGCTCTTCTCAGCCACGCGTTTGTGCTCGCAGAGTACAACATTAGACCGTGTACCGTGTTACTGTACACTCATAGTAACCAACTAAAATAGGGAATTAGGTACACATTGGTTGACACTGAATCACGTAGCTTGATGGAGAACTTCTTCATACACAGTTTATGCTAAAAATATATTAGTCATAGTTCACATATACTGACTGTTTGGTGGCTCAGGATCATCTAGTTTTACACAGAACTTCATACAGAGTTTATGTTACAAAATCTattaatcacaactttcatataaTGTGAACAGATATAATCCCGATTGGAAACCTTAAAAACACAAAAGCTCCAATAGCTTGTTTGGTATGCTGCAAGAGCATTTGTAGCGAGTAAAAGGAACAAAAATTTCTAGAATCACTTTCTGCTGTGTAGTATATTGTGTTCATCCAGTCTGTTATGCCAAACCCATAAGGTTCAACGAAGAAAATAAATTATATCTCAATTATGGTTAAACACTGATTTCTGGATATTGACAGTATGTTGATTACTTGTTTTAGGTGGAAACTATGTCATGGGAAATTATCTTTTAAATGCATTTCGCTGGAGTGAAACTGTTGGACCCTGGGAGGAGAGGCCCGGTCATTTCAATGATGTTTGGGGATACTGGACTGATGATGGACTTGGATTGTTTGAGTTTCTTCAAGTGTGTAAAAAATCTTACTGCTTGGCTTCGATCTGGAAGTTGTCTCATACAATTCCTAACAGTCTGAAGCTGAGATTTGTTCTTTCATTTACTGTAGTTAGCAGAAGACATCGGTGCTTCCCCAGTTTGGGTGGTCAATGATGGTAATTCCTATACCTACGAAGTAAAATGGTGTAAAAATATTGTTGCAAATCGGGTGGTCTCATGAACTCTTTTCATTGTGGCAGGTGCTAGTCGATATGAACAAATACCACCTGCAACGATAGCTGCTTTTGTAAAGGTATGTTCTTGAAATTAGTTACATTTTTCCATGTGTGAAGTGTACTTGGTCTGTATTTATTTCTCTCCTATTCGATTTTCTGGGTATTAACTAATAAATGATTACAAGCTGAATGATCCATCTGTGTGTTTTAAAAGACATCTCAGGAAATATCCAAGCAGAATAGAAAAAAATAAAGGCATAATCTTTTCACTGAGAATTCAGACACGGCATTTCTAGAGGGTAAATAGCCAGAATAGAAGCTGCTAAATAAATCGTCTATCTGTGCTTATGCAATGGTAATGATGGAAATAAGCGTGGATTGTTAATTACTATCGTTGGATGCATAGTTGAGCAATCACTTGGTTTCTATTCTATCTATTACAACTAATTTGGAATGTCTAGGCAACAGTCTAGCGTACGTATTTGGGAAATGGGAAAAAATAGATCGAAAGTCAACATGTAATGCATATTTGTTGCATGTCCAGCTAAAGGATGCAATGCATAATGATCTTAACTAGGACTACGCCTCTTCCTATCCTGTTGCTGCTAAGAAATACTATTACTGATGCAATCTAAGAAGTGATGTTTCCTCAGGATACATTTAGGAAATTGTTCTTATTTGAATTTCCTTGTTATTGCAGGATGTTGTTGACGGTATTGAGTTTGCCAGGGGAGACCCTGGGACTACATGGGGTTCAGTTCGTGCAGCAATGGGACATCCAGAGCCCTTTCAGCTTAATTATATTTCTATGGGGAATCAAGAATGCTCAATGCACTACTATAAAGGTTAGTTATATATTATATATTTCTTAAAGTATCTTCACGTCTCCTTCCTGGGTGATTTCACAGGACAGCACTCATTACCAAAGAAGCGCTTCAACTTATTTCTGTCTGAGTTTTTCCTTAATAGAGATCCCTTCTGTATTTTGTAGAGAACTACCGCAAGTTCTATTCTGCAATAAAAGCATCCTACCCAGATATCAAGATCATATCAAGCTGTGATAGATCTACCATTTCACCAAATGAACCTGCTGATCTATATGATGTTCATGTAAACACTGTTGCTTGGTCTTCACTTAGCTGAAGTATATATTCAGTTATAAATAAGTAATACACTGACATCCTCTGTGGTAGGTCTATACCTCATCTGGGGATATGTTTTACAAATCTAGCATGTTTGACAGCACACCCCGGGGTGGACCCAAGGTACAGCCTGCGGTTCTATTGACATCAGTTCTCAGATCAATACTATTGACATCAGTTCTCAGATCAATACTATTGACATCAGTTACTTACAACTAACTTGTACCTTGTGTCAATTTCTAGGCAATTGTTAGTGAATATGCTGTGACTGGAAATGATGCTGGCCGAGGAACACTAGTAGCTGCTCTAGCAGAAGCTGCATTTCTTATTGGATTAGAAAGAAACAGGTTCTCTTACATTACTTCTGGTTTTGTATCATGGTGATGGTACAGTACATTGTGAACTTGTGTGTTTTACCATTTCTTTTTCTACCCAGCGACGTGGTTGAAATGGCAAGTTGCGCTCCACTCTTTGTAAATGACAACGATCGTAGGTAACTGATTCAAGACTTTGGATCGAGAAATCAGTTATTATGTAATTTCCCTAGTCATGCCACATTTTGGCTACAGAAGTTAAGCTACAATTTGGATACCCATTATTACTCTAGAGACTACCTATGAAATGGAAGGATCTCTAGAGAGAAAAATATACTTGCATAGGGAAACTATTTTTCTATCAAGTTCTGCACCATCCTTTTTCTTATGAAAATACATTTCTGCTTGATAGGTGGAGTCCAGATGCCATAGTCTTTAACTCGTGGCAACACTACGGATGTCCAAACTACTGGATGTTACACTTCTTCAAGGACTCAAGTGGTGCAGCACTTCATCCCTCTACCATTCAAGTATCAAATTATAACCAATTGGTCGCATCCTCTATCACTTGGAAGAATTCTAAAGACGGAAATACTTACCTGAAAATAAAGGTGCTTTTATTTTCTGGTTCATAATTTTAAGTGAGCTAACAGAAGTTGAAATAACCAAATCTGCTTATTCTCAGGTTCTCAATTTT
It includes:
- the LOC127295520 gene encoding alpha-L-arabinofuranosidase 1, with the protein product MAVPRGSLDLRLLRMLGLVCALYQIFFVRSTAAQTAQLSVDASPQNIQMIPENMFGIFFEEINHAGAGGLWAELVNNRGFEAGGLNTPSNIDPWMIIGDESNIIVATDRSSCFPTNPIALRMEVLCESSGTNVCPPEGVGIYNPGFWGMNIEEAKVYKVSMYIRSSDSVDLTASLTSSDGLQNLASHTIIADREDFKEWTKVEFDLQSSESYSNSRLQLTTSKSGIVWFDQVSLMPSDTYMGHGYRKDLASMLANLNPKFLKFPGGNYVMGNYLLNAFRWSETVGPWEERPGHFNDVWGYWTDDGLGLFEFLQLAEDIGASPVWVVNDGASRYEQIPPATIAAFVKDVVDGIEFARGDPGTTWGSVRAAMGHPEPFQLNYISMGNQECSMHYYKENYRKFYSAIKASYPDIKIISSCDRSTISPNEPADLYDVHVYTSSGDMFYKSSMFDSTPRGGPKAIVSEYAVTGNDAGRGTLVAALAEAAFLIGLERNSDVVEMASCAPLFVNDNDRRWSPDAIVFNSWQHYGCPNYWMLHFFKDSSGAALHPSTIQVSNYNQLVASSITWKNSKDGNTYLKIKVLNFGNQVVDLSISITGLENDIQAFGSVKTVLASGSLRDENSFQQPDKVVPVESPITNARKQMSLVLDPYSLTSIDLLLDASTKMHSLLDSNLHSSM